Proteins encoded together in one Macadamia integrifolia cultivar HAES 741 unplaced genomic scaffold, SCU_Mint_v3 scaffold1338, whole genome shotgun sequence window:
- the LOC122063481 gene encoding INO80 complex subunit D-like: MGSANKHHSSSITRHNPASSAKSSKKDLISSLPFEQLGNPSTSSDTEDKNPNINPTQFVDSDMAANTALTIDGAEEDSILCDSKFLTREEVIRRRSRRVKQLARFYKDHYWALMEDLRVKYREYYWKYGKSPFKEEEAKENGGGGGVEGSGENNRSTLGIGENNNDVKNNRCAFTGCKAKAMALTNYCHPHILSDSKQKLYKPCTYVVKSSQTGPVLCGKPTLRSTVPVLCTIHFQKAQKHLTRALKKAGLNISSPSSLSPKLHPIIAESVRQIQAKRRAARRANGDNHVTKEENAS; encoded by the exons ATGGGCTCTGCGAACAAGCACCATTCCTCTTCCATTACAAGGCATAACCCGGCTTCCTCCGCCAAGTCCTCGAAGAAGGATCTTATCTCTTCTCTGCCCTTTGAACAGCTAGGAAATCCAAGCACTAGCAGTGACACAGAAGACAAAAACCCTAACATTAACCCAACCCAGTTCGTAGACTCAGACATGGCGGCCAATACAGCTCTCACCATTGATGGTGCCGAGGAAGATTCGATTCTCTGTGACTCTAAGTTCCTCACTCGCGAAGAAGTGATTCGTCGTCGGTCTCGTCGTGTGAAGCAACTTGCGAGGTTTTACAAGGATCACTATTGGGCTTTAATGGAGGATCTTAGGGTTAAGTATAGGGAGTACTATTGGAAATATGGGAAGAGTCCTTTTAAGGAAGAAGAGGCGAAGGAGaatggtggaggtggtggtgtgGAAGGGAGTGGAGAGAACAATAGGTCTACTTTGGGGATTGGAGAGAATAACAATGATGTGAAGAATAATAGGTGTGCTTTTACAGGGTGCAAAGCCAAGGCCATGGCGCTCACCAACTATTGTCATCCCCATATCCTCTCTGATAGCAAACAGAAGCTTTACAAGCCTTGTACATATGTTGTCAAAAg ttcACAAACAGGACCTGTTCTTTGTGGAAAGCCGACTCTACGATCTACTGTGCCTGTTCTTTGCACTATCCATTTTCAAAAGGCTCAAAAACATTTAACAAGGGCCTTGAAGAAGGCAGGTCTTAATATCTCCTCTCCAAGCTCACTATCTCCGAAGCTCCATCCTATAATTGCTGAATCTGTACGCCAAATCCAAGCCAAGAGAAGAGCAGCACGAAGGGCAAATGGTGATAATCATGTCACTAAGGAGGAAAATGCTAGTTAA